One genomic segment of Sminthopsis crassicaudata isolate SCR6 chromosome 2, ASM4859323v1, whole genome shotgun sequence includes these proteins:
- the TMEM141 gene encoding transmembrane protein 141, with product MVTLGLSRVDDAVAARHPGLREYAACQSQAFMKGIITFITGTGAAFFLQKLFQRKLPYPMQWTVLLAMVAGSVGSYAVTRVETQKCSDLWLFLETGQLPQDLSPEQASQGCSDPEQKKNQYGDILE from the exons ATGGTTACTTTGGGCCTGTCCCGAGTGGATGATGCAGTGGCAGCCAGGCACCCG GGGCTCCGGGAGTACGCCGCGTGCCAGTCCCAGGCCTTTATGAAAGGCATCATCACGTTCATCACAG GTACGGGTGCAGCCTTCTTCCTGCAGAAGCTCTTCCAGAGAAAGCTGCCCTATCCTATGCAGTGGACCGTGCTGCTGGCCATGG TTGCTGGCTCAGTTGGCAGCTATGCAGTGACCCGAGTGGAAACGCAGAAATGCTCTGATCTCTGGCTCTTCTTGGAGACTGGACAGCTGCCGCAGGACCTTTCCCCAG agcaGGCCTCTCAAGGATGTTCAGATCcagaacagaagaaaaatcaatatgGGGatattctggaataa